GGGTCTGAACGAGGGGCTGGGCGAGCGCGCGGCGGGGGAGCGCACGTCCGCGCCGTTGTTCCGGATTCCGGGATTCGTCTCGCTGCTGGGCTTCTTCGGGCTGCTGGTCGGCGGGCTGATCTCGGTCGACCTGGTGCTGGTGGCCTGGGCGCGCGAGCGCGGTGAGCCGGAGCTGGCCGGGGTGCTGGCGATGGTGTGGGCGGTCGGTTCGCTGATCGGCGGGCTGGTGCTCGGCGGTTCGGGAAGGCGGCCCCGGCTCTGGCTCCGCGCGTCGTTGACCGCGCTCGGCCTGGTGGCGCTGGTGCCTGCCCTGCCGCCGATCACCGAGCCGGGCTCGCCGCTGCTGATCGGGGCGATCCTGATGATCGGCGGTACGGCGGTGGCCCCGACGCTGGCGGCCAGCAACGGTCGGCTGGCCGACATCGCGCCACCGGACCGGCGCAACGAGGCGTTCGGCTGGCTGGCCAGCGCGACCACCTTCGGCGGAGCGGTCGCCGCGCCGCTGTCCGGGGTGATGCTCGACCTGGCCGGTCCGGCTGCGGCGGCTGCGGCGGCCGGTGGCCTGGCGCTGGCGGCGGCCGGGCTTGTCGTATCTCACAACCTCCGGGCATCGCGATCCGAGCGGGCTGCGGAGCAGACTGCCGTCACGTGACCCTTTCGCCGGTGAAACCTTCTGATCCGCAAGTCGGTCAGCGCGCGCTCGGCATGGTCGGCGCCGCTGCGGTCGGACTGCTGCTCGCGGTCCAGGCCCGGATCAACGGCGCGCTCGGAGCCCGGATGGACGACGGGATCGCGGCCGGCCTGATCTCCTTCGCGTGCGGGTTCACCGTGCTGTTCGCGGCCTCGCTGCTGATCCCGCGGGCCCGTCGCGGCTTCCGGAACCTGGCCGCGGCGCTGCGCGAACCGGGCGGGCTGCGGCCGTGGCAGTGCCTCGGCGGGGTGTGCGGCGGATACCTGGTGTTCACCCAGGGGATGGCCGCGACCGCGCTGGGTGTCGCGATGTTCACCGTCGCGGTGGTAGCCGGGCAGGTGAGCAGCGGGCTGGTGGTGGACCGCCTCGGGCTCGGGCCCGCCGGGCCGCAGCGCGTGACGCCGGCGCGGCTCGTCGGCGCGGTGCTCGCCGTGGTGGCGGTGCTGATCTCGGTGTCCGCGCAGCTCGGCGGCGCGCAGGCGAGCTGGCTGGTGCTGCTGCCCGCGCTGGCCGGTGTCGGGTTGGGCTGGCAGGCGGCGGTCAACGGCCGGATGAAGCAGGCGGCCGACTCGGCGGTGTTCGCCTCGATGGTCAACTTCGGCGTCGGGATGACCGCCCTCGCGCTGGCCTTCGCGGTCGAGGTGCTGGTGCGCGGCCTGCCCGAGCTCCCGGCCGATGGCTGGCTCTACACCGGCGGTTTCCTGGGCATCTTCGTGATCGGCGGGTCGGTCGCGCTGGTCCGCTACACCGGGGTGCTGCTGCTCGGCCTGGGCATGATCGCCGGGCAGCTGGTCGGTGCGCTGCTGCTGGACGTGTTCGCGCCCGCGACCCGGGACGGGATCGCGACGTCCACCGTGGTGGGCGTGCTGCTCACCCTGGTGGCTGTAGGCGTGGCGGCAATGCCGGACCGGGCGGGACGGGGCGCACGTCATCTGCCACGATGAACAGCCGTGAGCGCGACGATTCTGGATGGCAAGGCCACCAAGGAAGCTATCTTCGACGAGCTGCGGCCCCGGGTTGCCCGGCTCGCCGAGCAGGGCAGCGCCCCGGGCCTGGCCACGGTGCTGGTCGGTGACGACCCCGGTTCGCATTCCTACGTGCGCGCCAAGCACAACGACTGCGCCAAGGTCGGCATCAAGTCGATCCGCAAGGACCTGCCCGCCGACGTCAGCCAGGCCGAGGTCGAAGCGGTGCTCGACGAGCTGAACGCCGACCCGGCCTGCACGGGCTACATCGTGCAGCTGCCGCTGCCCAAGCACCTCGACGCCGGTCCGCTGCTGGAGCGCATCGCGCCGGAGAAGGACGCCGACGGCCTGCACCCGATCAGCCTCGGCCGCCTGGTGCTGGGCGAGGAGGCGCCGCTGCCGTGCACGCCGCGCGGCATCATCGAGCTGCTGCGCCGCTACGACGTGCCGCTCAACGGCGCGCAGGTCGCGGTCGTCGGCCGCGGCATCACCGTCGGCCGCCCGATCGGCCTGCTGCTGACCCGGCGCAGCGAGAACGCCACCGTGACGCTGTGCCACACCGGGACCAAGGACCTCGCCGCCGAGGTGAGCCGCGCCGACGTGGTGATCGCGGCGGCGGGCAAGCCGAACCTGATCACCGCGGACATGGTCAAGCCGGGCGCGGCGGTGCTCGACGTCGGCGTGACCCGCACCGAGGCCGGGCTGTCCGGCGACGTGCACCCGGACGTCGCGGAGGTCGCCGGGTTCATCTCGCCGAACCCGGGCGGGGTCGGTCCGATGACCCGCGCGATGCTGCTGACCAACGTCGTCGAGGCCGCCGAGCGCAACCTCGGCTGAACTCCGCTCGTGAGCGTGGCTCAGGAGCAGGGCAGGAGGAACGTGAACGAGCAGTCCGGCGGAAAATCGCGCCTGTCGACGCACGTGCCGTTCGGTTTGGTGCTGCTCATCGCGGCGATCGGCTTCCTGCTGGTGGCGATGCAGCACTGGCGCCGCGGCACGGTGCTGCTCGCCGTGGCGCTGCTGGTCGCGGCGGGCATGCGCGCGGTGATCCCGCAGGAGCGCACGGGCCTGCTGACGATCCGGAGCCGGGTGGTGGACGTTCTGCTCTACAGCGGTTTCGCCGTGGTGATCCTCGCAGTGGCGCTGACGATCAAGCGGTAGTGGAGCCGTGACCTCCGCGCGCGGGACCGCAGTTCCAGCCGGAACTGCGGTCCTTCCGCCGCGAACCTCGGTTTCTGTTGGAATCGGCTCGATTTCACGCTGTGGGAGACGGTTTTCGGGCGCGCAGTAGGGTTGTCTGTCGTGCGCATCGATCATCGGGCGGATCAGCCGGTTCGCGCCGGAATTCCCGAACACGGCCGGATTCCGCGCTACTACGCGGTGAAGATCGAGCTGCTCGGCCTGGTCGAAGAGCTCGGCGAGGGCTCGGCCCTGCCCAGCGAGCGGGAGCTGGCCGAGCGGTTCGAGGTGTCGAGGGTGACGCTGCGGCAGGCGGTCACCGAGCTGATGCTCGAAGGCCGCCTGATGCGCAGGCAGGGCAGCCGCACCGTCGTCGCACCGCCGAAACTGGTGCAGCCGCTGCAACTCGCGAGCTACACCGAGGGCGTCCGGTCGCAGGGCCTGGAGCCGGGCCGGACGGTGATCGACGTCGAATCCCGGTCGGCCGACGCGCAGCTCGCGGCGGACCTCGGCCTGGCCCCGGGCGGCGAGGTGGTGCACGTCGAGCGGGTGCTGCTCGCCGGTGGTGAGCGCGTCGGCCTGGAGTCCAGCTACCTGCCGAAGGACCGCTTCCCGGAGCTGCTGCGGGAGTTCGACCCGACCGGCTCGCTGTACTCGTTCCTGCAGGACGAGCTGGGCGTGCGCTTCGGCGAAGCGGAGGAGCGCATCGAGACGGTCCTGGCGACGCCGCGCGAGGCGCTGCTGATCGGCACCAACCCGGCGACGCCGATGATCCTGCTGCACCGGCGTTCCTGGACGCCGGAGGGCGAACCGATCGAACGCGTCCGCTCCCTCTTCCGCGGCGACCGCTTCAGCTTCGTCACTCACCTCCGCGACTGACCCGGTCGGGTGGGGCGGCAGCAAATGTCACGAAAAGATAACTGATCTAGTCCTTCGGTCGGTGTTCACCTGGGGTTCGGTCGGTTTCCACTGGGGATTCGCGGACGGCCGCGAGCGTGTGCGGCGTGCGAGTTCTGATTGTTGGCGGCGGCGTGCTCGGCACCATGCACGCGCTGCGGGCCCTGGAACGGGGCCACGAAGTGGTGCACCTGGAACGGGAGGCCGAGGCTCGCGGGGCTTCGGTCCGCAACTTCGGGCTGATCTGGGTCAGCGGCCGGGAACCCGGGCCGGACCTGGAGGTGGCCATGCGCGCCCGCCAGGACTGGGAGCGCATCGCCGCGGACGTGCCGGACCTCGGTTTCCGCGGCAACGGCTCGCTGACAGTGCTCCGCACGCCCGGCGAGATGGCGGTCGCCGAGGAGTTCGTCGCCCGGCCCGACGCCGCTGAGCGCGGCACCAAGCTGCTCGACGCAGCCGAAGCTCGGACGCTGAATCCCGCGCTGCGGGGCGAAATGCTCGGCGCGCTCTGGTGCGAGCAGGACGGCGCAGTCGAGTCGCGGACCGCGCAGCCCGCGCTGCGCGCGCACCTGGCTAAGACCGGCCGCTACACCTGGTTCCCCGGTCGCGAGGTCCGCGACGTCGGCGAGGGCTGGGTGCGCGATGACACCGGGCAGCGCCACGAGGGCGATCTGGTGGTCCTCTGCACCGGCGCGGCGCTCGGCGGTCTGGTGAAGGAGCTCCGCCCGGAGCTCCCGGTGCGCCGGGTGCGGCTGCAGATGATGCAGACCGACCCGCTCGACGAGCAGCTGACCACGTCGCTGGCCGACGGCGACAGCATGCGCTACTACCGCGGTTACCGGGGCGAAAAGCTCGACGAGCTCAACGCCGCCGAGCCGCAGCCGCCGGTGGCCGCCGACAACGGCATGCAGCTGCTGCTGGTCCAGCGGCTGCACGGCGGGCTGACCATCGGCGACACCCACGAGTACGCCGAGCCGTTCTCCTTCGACGTGCACGAGGACCCCTACGAGCACCTGCGGCAGCGCGCCGAGGAACTGCTCGGCCGCCCGCTGCCGCGGATCGTGCGCCGCTGGGCCGGGGTTTACGCGCAGACGGCGGACAAGTCGCTGGTCGTGCACCGCGAGCAGGTGCTGGCGGGCGTCTGGCTGGTGACCGGCCCCGGCGGGCGCGGCATGACCTGCTCGCCCGCCATCGCCGCCGACACGTGGCAGGAGGTCGAGGGATGATCGAGCTGGCAGTGCTGGACATGGCGGGCACCACGGTCGCCGACGACGGTCTCGTGGAGCGGGCGTTCACCCAGGCCATCGCCGACATCGGCGTCGCGCAGCAGCCGTTCATGCTGGAGCACGTCCGCCGCACCATGGGCGAGTCCAAGATCACCGTCTTCCGGCACCTCTTCGACGGCGACGAAACCCTCGCGCAGCAGGCGAACCAGGCCTTCGAGCACGCCTACGCGGAGCGGGTCGCCGACGGCGAGTGCCACCCGATCGACGGTGCGGAGGCCGCCATCCGGCAGCTCCGCGACAACGGCGTGAAGGTCGCGCTGACCACGGGCTTCTCCGAGACCACGCAGCACCAGATCCTGGCGGCGCTGGGTTGGGAAGACCTGGCCGACCTCACCCTCACCCCGGCCCAGGCGGGCCGCGGCCGCCCCTACCCGGACATGGTGCTCACCGCGCTGCTGCGGCTGGGCATCGACGACGTGCGCGCGGTCGCCACCGCCGGCGACACCGTCTACGACGTCCGATCAGGACTCCGCGCCGGCGCGTCCGTCGTCGCAGGCGTCCTCACCGGCGCGCACTCGCGCGACGCGCTCACCGGCGCCGGTGCCACCCACGTCCTCGAATCCGTCCGAGACCTCCCGGAACTCCTGTCCGCAAAGGAAGATCAGTCGTGAAACGGATCAGTCGAGTCCTCGTCGGGCTGGCCGCGCTGGGCCTGCTCGCGGGGTGCGGCCCGAGCGCCGCTCAGCAGGGCGGTGACTCCGACGAGCTGGTGTTCGCCGCCATCCC
This portion of the Saccharopolyspora antimicrobica genome encodes:
- a CDS encoding phosphonatase-like hydrolase produces the protein MIELAVLDMAGTTVADDGLVERAFTQAIADIGVAQQPFMLEHVRRTMGESKITVFRHLFDGDETLAQQANQAFEHAYAERVADGECHPIDGAEAAIRQLRDNGVKVALTTGFSETTQHQILAALGWEDLADLTLTPAQAGRGRPYPDMVLTALLRLGIDDVRAVATAGDTVYDVRSGLRAGASVVAGVLTGAHSRDALTGAGATHVLESVRDLPELLSAKEDQS
- a CDS encoding TIGR03364 family FAD-dependent oxidoreductase, whose amino-acid sequence is MRVLIVGGGVLGTMHALRALERGHEVVHLEREAEARGASVRNFGLIWVSGREPGPDLEVAMRARQDWERIAADVPDLGFRGNGSLTVLRTPGEMAVAEEFVARPDAAERGTKLLDAAEARTLNPALRGEMLGALWCEQDGAVESRTAQPALRAHLAKTGRYTWFPGREVRDVGEGWVRDDTGQRHEGDLVVLCTGAALGGLVKELRPELPVRRVRLQMMQTDPLDEQLTTSLADGDSMRYYRGYRGEKLDELNAAEPQPPVAADNGMQLLLVQRLHGGLTIGDTHEYAEPFSFDVHEDPYEHLRQRAEELLGRPLPRIVRRWAGVYAQTADKSLVVHREQVLAGVWLVTGPGGRGMTCSPAIAADTWQEVEG
- a CDS encoding MFS transporter, which produces MLQPYRLLAAVPHAPSLMFFSLLGRLHMPALGMVLAFLVVDWTGSYAIGGVIGATITIGQAIAGPLRGRTADRSSPPRLLVVTGIGSGLGMVAIIAVTSWVDPEHWWLVLPVALATGLSHPPITQIGRAIWPRLADGPAREAAFAVEATLQELLFVVAPMLAAFAVAVWGPAAAMYACAAWATAGSVLFAVVLWRAGLNEGLGERAAGERTSAPLFRIPGFVSLLGFFGLLVGGLISVDLVLVAWARERGEPELAGVLAMVWAVGSLIGGLVLGGSGRRPRLWLRASLTALGLVALVPALPPITEPGSPLLIGAILMIGGTAVAPTLAASNGRLADIAPPDRRNEAFGWLASATTFGGAVAAPLSGVMLDLAGPAAAAAAAGGLALAAAGLVVSHNLRASRSERAAEQTAVT
- a CDS encoding GntR family transcriptional regulator, translated to MRIDHRADQPVRAGIPEHGRIPRYYAVKIELLGLVEELGEGSALPSERELAERFEVSRVTLRQAVTELMLEGRLMRRQGSRTVVAPPKLVQPLQLASYTEGVRSQGLEPGRTVIDVESRSADAQLAADLGLAPGGEVVHVERVLLAGGERVGLESSYLPKDRFPELLREFDPTGSLYSFLQDELGVRFGEAEERIETVLATPREALLIGTNPATPMILLHRRSWTPEGEPIERVRSLFRGDRFSFVTHLRD
- a CDS encoding bifunctional methylenetetrahydrofolate dehydrogenase/methenyltetrahydrofolate cyclohydrolase — its product is MSATILDGKATKEAIFDELRPRVARLAEQGSAPGLATVLVGDDPGSHSYVRAKHNDCAKVGIKSIRKDLPADVSQAEVEAVLDELNADPACTGYIVQLPLPKHLDAGPLLERIAPEKDADGLHPISLGRLVLGEEAPLPCTPRGIIELLRRYDVPLNGAQVAVVGRGITVGRPIGLLLTRRSENATVTLCHTGTKDLAAEVSRADVVIAAAGKPNLITADMVKPGAAVLDVGVTRTEAGLSGDVHPDVAEVAGFISPNPGGVGPMTRAMLLTNVVEAAERNLG
- a CDS encoding DMT family transporter; this encodes MKPSDPQVGQRALGMVGAAAVGLLLAVQARINGALGARMDDGIAAGLISFACGFTVLFAASLLIPRARRGFRNLAAALREPGGLRPWQCLGGVCGGYLVFTQGMAATALGVAMFTVAVVAGQVSSGLVVDRLGLGPAGPQRVTPARLVGAVLAVVAVLISVSAQLGGAQASWLVLLPALAGVGLGWQAAVNGRMKQAADSAVFASMVNFGVGMTALALAFAVEVLVRGLPELPADGWLYTGGFLGIFVIGGSVALVRYTGVLLLGLGMIAGQLVGALLLDVFAPATRDGIATSTVVGVLLTLVAVGVAAMPDRAGRGARHLPR
- a CDS encoding DUF3017 domain-containing protein encodes the protein MNEQSGGKSRLSTHVPFGLVLLIAAIGFLLVAMQHWRRGTVLLAVALLVAAGMRAVIPQERTGLLTIRSRVVDVLLYSGFAVVILAVALTIKR